The segment GCAGACCACGTACCCGTTCATGGCCTCCGTCTCGTTGAGCTTGACGATAGAGGGAATCGCTGGTTTATGTGACGTGGTCAGACGGGCGGCCAGTACTGAACCCAACTGGGCGTTACGCCTGTTGTTGGAGACAACAACGAAGAGCTTGGGCTCATCCAACCCCACCTCCGCACGAATGACCTGCCCCCGCAGATACGTAGGGCTCATGCTTCGTCAGCCCAGTGCGGACGACGACGGCGAGAGACGCTCTTGCGCTCGGCAAGATCCTGTTCCTGGGCAATGGCGGCATAACCATCTGCCTCGATCTGTTCGCGGACGGAACGCACTCCGGCTTCCCACACGGCATGCATTACGGCAGCCTCACTGCTGGATTCCGCCAGCTGCTCACCGGCAAGTTCCCCGAGCGCCGAACGATGGGCAGGGGACGTCTTCAGGAGCTCCAGGTTCTTAAGGTCCTGTGCCGTGAGTGAGAAGTTCTTCCGAGTCGGACGTTCGAGAGTAGCCATGCATCAATAATTGCATCACCTTGTGGATTGCGCAATGAAGCAAAAGAACGCTTCATTCAGCGATGCGATCGGTGCGGTTTCCGGAGTCAACGGAAGCCGGGGCAGACCCGAACTCAAAGATGAGACTGTCGGCACCCACTGACACTTCTTCGTGGCAAACCCGGCCCATCACGAGACCCAGGTACCTGACACGCGCCGAGTCAAGGTTTGGACGGTCAACGTCGATCACTCCGTGATGCAACAAGGTAATGCATTAGGGCGCAGAATCGATGTCCTCAAGCGTCCTAGCACGACCGTCAAAAGCACGAAAAATGCCTAGGTCACGGGCGAGACGGGTTCAGTCGCCTGTAATCTCGGGACCTATCGGTCACGTGGCACCAGTGGCACGCGGCATAGCCGATAGAGAGAAAAACGGGAACATCGCGGGCCGCCGCGAACGCAAAGGCCTCATCGCCGAACGGCCGCCAGTGCACCGGATTGTTCGCATGCTGGCGGAGATAGGCGGACGGTTCCAAGCCGAGGGCGTTGGATGCCCCCGGCCATTACCGGGTGGTGCCCGGGTCAGCGGGCTGCGGAGCCGGCATCGCCGTCGGACTCTTCAACGCCCGGCTTGCCCGAGACGACGCCGCCGGTCCTATCGCTGTCAGTCTCAGCGCCGTCAGTCTCAGCGCCGTCGGTCTCGCCGACAAGGGCTTCCTCAACCTGGGCGCGATAGCGGACCCGCCGGATCCGGCGGACCATGTCAACGATCAGAAAGGTCGTGAGCACCACGATGAAGGCAGTCAGGACGAAACCCCAGGTCCCCGGGGTCACCTGGTCTTCCGACAAGCCGGGACGCAGCGACGGGGTCGGGGTTGGCGACGGGGTCGTGGCCAGGGCGATGAGAAAGTGGTGCACGGTTCAAACCTTCTATGGGAGTTTCCAGCCGGTTGGCGACTTCTACGCTTGATAGAAATCGCCGGCGATCCTATCTTAGCCCTGCGAACAGGTCCTTTTCCGGCAGTTCGGCCGGGATGCGGGAGTCGACCAGGGTGTAGTCCTCCCACGGCCAGGCCCTGCGCTGCATGTCCGGGGATACCGCGAAGAAGAAGCCGAGCGGATCAATCTGCGTCCGGTGCGCCCTGAGTGCGTCGTCACGGGCCTCGAAGTAGTCACCGCAATCCACTTGCGTGGTGGTCTGGTGCATCGGCCTCGGCGGAGTATGGCCTTCCGCATCGGCTTCGAGCCAGGAAGCCAGGCGTTCGGCATAAGGCGATTGCAGGCCCGCCTCTTCGAGTGCGAAATGCAAGGCACGGAAACGGTCGGGGCTGAAGGCGCGGTCGTAGTACAGCTTGCTCGGTGCCCAGCTTTCGCCTGTCCCCGGGTAGCGCTCCGGGTCACCGGCAGCGTGGAAAGCTTCAACGGCAACCTTGTGGGCCATGATGTGGTCCGGGTGCGGGTAGCCGCCGTTTTCGTCGTAGCTCACTATGACGTGCGGCTTGAAGTCGCGGACCAGGCGGACGAGCGGTGCCGCCGCCCGCTCAAGGGGCTGAAGCGCAAAGCAGCCGCTAGGCAGGGGTGGCAACGGATCGCCGTCGGGCAGTCCGGAATCTACGAATCCCAGCCACCGCTGCTTGATTCCCAGGACCGCGGCAGCTTGCTTCATTTCCAAGCGGCGCGCGCCTGCCATGTCCCGCTTCGGGTGCGGAGCCGACTCCATGGCCGGGTTCTGGATGTCCCCGCGGGAACCGTCAGTGCACGTAGCCACCATGACCTCCACGCCGGAAGCCGCATACATCGCCATGGTTGCCGCGCCCTTGCTTGACTCGTCGTCCGGGTGTGCGTGGACGGTGAGCAGCCGGAGCTGCGTGTCGGGGCTGGTGGATGTGCTCATCCGGTACGGTTCCTCTTTCCGGGTAATGCTGTTCTGGGCTTGCTGATGGCTGTGAACTGATCAGGCATTTCTAACGCGTGCGACTCCGCTGTGTGCGGGGAGGCGCCGGAAGCCCACTAAACTGGGTGGGTGACTTCGGAAGACCCATCGGGCACGGCGCTGCCGGCAACTACCAGCCTAGCCAATCGCTACGGCAGCCAAAAGCGCGCCTTCGGAGGGAAAACCAAACGGAACATCGTCATTGCCGTCCTCCTTGTGGCCATCGGGTTCTTGTTTTGGGTCACCACGTCTTCCTCGCAGTCGTCTGTGTCCTTCAAGGACATCGGCTACAGCGCCACCGACGCCACCCAGCTGTCGGTCGATTTCCAGGTCACCAAGAACCCCGATGCCGCGGCAAAATGCGCGGTCAAAGCCTTGGACTCCAAATTCGCTGTGGTCGGCTGGAAAGTCGTCGAGATCGGCCCGAATGCCCCCAAAGCCGGCGCCGACGGCGGCCAGACAACCGCCCAAAGAACCATCCTTCGCACCGAGTCCGAGGCCGTGTCCGCCGTCGTGGACAACTGCTGGATAGTCGACAGCAACAAATAGCAAAGGTGTGACCCGCGACTCAGTGAGCTTGGGTTTGTCCACAGGATTGACTACACTGGATCAATACCTTAACCCCGCTGAGTTGGTTGCTGAGTTCCACGAGTGGCCTGCACCGGCGGGGTCTTTGCTTGTCAGATCCATAAGGAGAAGTCCGTGTCGACCACCAACAGCGCGCCTGCAGCTTGGCTTACCCAGGACGCATTTGACCGCCTGAAGGCAGAGCTGGACCACCTTTCCGGCCCCGGCCGTGCGGAGATCGTGCAGAAGATCGAAGCCGCCCGTCAGGAAGGCGACCTCAAGGAAAACGGCGGTTACCACGCCGCGAAGGAAGAGCAGGGCAAGATCGAGGCCCGCATCCGCCAGCTGACCGCGCTCCTGCGCGATGCCCAGGTCGGCGAAGCTCCGGCCGACGACGGAATCGTCGAGCAGGGCATGCTCGTCGTCGCTCGTATCGCCGGTGACGAAGAGACCTTCCTGCTCGGATCCCGCGAAATCGCCGGCGATTCCGATCTCAACGTCTTCAGTGAGAAGTCTCCGCTGGGCGTGGCGATCATGGGCCACAAGGAAGGCGACAAGATCAGCTACGTCGCCCCCAATGGCAAGGAAATTCCGGTGGAGATTGTTTCCGCCAAGCCGTTCGCTGGCTGATAGTTCCGCGAAACAACGACGCCGGCCCACCCCTTTGCGGGGCGGGCCGGCGTTTCTGTTCCCCAAGTAACTCGCATTTGTTGTCGTTTAGAGGCCTCTTAACGACAACAACTGCGAGTCAGTTGGGCCGGGCTACGGCGTTAGTTGGGCTGGGCTACGGCGCGGGGACGCGGGCGCAGCAGCACTGCGGCCACCACTCCCCCGACGGCCCCGCCAAGGTGCGCCTGCCAGGAGACGATCCCCATCACCATGGGCAGCAAGCCGAACAAGATGCTGCCATACGCCAGGAAAAGCACCACGGACAGCAGGATTTGCCACCAGCTGCGGTTGAAGAAGCCGCGCACCAGCAGGAACGCGAAGAGCCCGAAAACCAAGCCCGAAGCGCCCACTGTCACCCCTCCCCCGCCAATGAGCCACACCGCAAGGCCTGAGCCTAGCCAGCTAAACGCAAGAGCCGTCAGGAACACCCGGAGACCGGACAGGAACACCAGGAATCCGAAGATTACCAACGGCAGCGCATTGGACAGGAGATGGCCGAAATTGGCATGGAGCAAGGGGAACGTCAGGATGTCGAAAACCCCGTCCACGCTCCGCGGCCGCAGCCCGGAGATGACGTTGAGGCTGTGCGACATCAGGGTGTTGACCAGTTCGATCACAGCCAACAGCGCCACGAAGCCACCCATGAACAGCAATCCGCCCCTGGCGCGCACGGCCAGTGAATCCTTGGCCGGTATCCGCCCGTCCCCGTTGCCGTGAAGCGCCATGGTCAGAAGCCCGTCAGTGCACCACGATCGGGTGGAAGCCCTCGGCGCGAAGGGCTGCCAGGACCTGCTCACTGTGCTCGTGGCCTTTGGTTTCCAGGTTGACGGTGATGGAGACGTCGCCCATGCTGATCGCGCCGCCCACCCGGGTGTGGTCCAAGCCGGTCACATTGGCATCGTTTTCGGCGATGATGCGGGCGATCGTGGCCAAGGAACCAGGCCGGTCATCCAGCATCATGCGCACGGTCATGTACCGTCCCGCCGCCGAGAGGCCGCGCTGGATCACCTTGAGCATCAGCATGGGGTCGATGTTGCCGCCGGAAAGGATGACGGCGGTGGTCCCCGGGTTTTCGATCTTGCCGTCCATGAGGGCCGCGACGCCGACAGCACCGGCCGGCTCGACCACCATCTTGGCGCGCTCCAGCAGGAAGATGAGCGCCCGTGCCAAGGAGTCTTCGCTCACGGTCACGACGTCGTCCACGAGTTCGCGGATGATGCTGAACGGCAGCTGGCCGGGGCGCCCGACGGCGATGCCATCCGCCATGGTGGAAACCTTCTTGAGCGGCACCAAGGCATCGGCGGCGAGCGACGGCGGGTAGGCGGCCGCGTTCTCAGCCTGTACGCCGATGATCCGGATCTCCCGGCCCAGTTCCCTGGCCCTTGCCTTGACGGCCACTGCGACGCCGGCGAGCAGGCCGCCGCCGCCAACTCCCATGAGGATGGTGTCGACGTTGGGGACTTGATCCAGGATTTCGAGCCCGACGGTGCCCTGGCCCGCCACGACGTCGACGTTGTCGAAGGGGTGGACAAAGACGGCACCTGTTTCGTCCGCGTAGCGCTGCGCCTCGGCCAGGGCCTCATCGACGTTGTGTCCGTGCAGGACAACTTCGGCGCCGTGGCTGCGGGTCGCAGCAAGCTTCGGAAGCGCTACACCGAGCGGCATGTAGATCCGCGCCTTGATTCCCAGGCTTTTCGCCGCCACCGCAACGCCTTGTGCATGGTTGCCTGCCGAAGCCGCGACCACGCCGCGCTTCTTTTCCTCGGGAGACAGGCGCGCCATGCGCACGTAGGCACCACGGACCTTGAAGGAACCTGCCCGCTGGAGGTTCTCGCATTTGAAGAAGACCTCTCCGCCTACCATCGCTCCGAGAGCCCGCGAGGACTCGATGGGGGTCTTGGTAATAATGCCCTCGAGCAGCTCCCGCGCCTTAAGGACATCGTCCAGGGTGACGGGCAGGGTATCGAGGGTATTCACGGGTTAGTCTCCTTTGTTGGTGTGCTCTGCGGCATCCTTGGGGAATGTCCGTTCCGCAGCCGCGTGCTGACCTGCGGCACCTTCGCCGCTGTTGGACCGTGCGCCCGCATTGGTGCCGGGACGGCGGATCTCCTTGATGGTGGGTTCCTCATCGGAGTCCGGTGGTGCAATCCCTGCGCCGGCGTACGCCGTCATCAGTCCTTCATCATGTTCCCACGTCCGCGCTGCAATATAGCGAACCGCCGTATTTGCTACGGCGAGGAGCGGGACGGCAAAGAGCGCTCCCGGGATTCCGGCCAGGTAGGAACCGCCTGCGACCGACAAGATCACGGCGACAGGGTGCAACGATACTGCTTTGCCCATGATGAGCGGCTGGAGGATATGGCTTTCGAGCTGTTGCACGAACAGCACGATGACCAGCATGACGAGCGCGTTGACGGGACCATTGGCCACCAAGGCCAGGAGCACGGCGATGGCTCCCGTCACGAGGGCACCGACCACAGGGATGAATGAACCGATGAACACCAGGACACCCAGCGGCAGGGCGAGGGGAACCTGGATAATCGCTGCGCCGACGCCGATCCCCACAGCGTCCACGAACGCGACGAACATCTGGATGCGCACGTAGCTGACCATGGACGACCAACCGCGCCGGCCGGCGCCGTCGGCCGCCGCGCGTGCAGTCCTGGGCAGGAGCCCGACGATGAACCGCCAGATCCTGGATCCCTCCAGAAGGAAGAAGATCAGGATGAAGAGGGCCAGGACCATGCCCGCGGCAAAATGCCCGGCGGTACTACCGAACGACAGGGCACCACTGAGGATGCTGCTGCTGTTGTTCTGCAGGGCCGAGGCGGCGCTCTGGATGTAAGTGTCGATCTGGTCCGCAGTGAGATGCAGCGGTCCGTCAGCGAGCCACGCCTGGATTTGCTGGACGCCAGTAAGCGCTTCCTGCCACAGCTCGCCGAATCCCACAGCGAGCTGCCTGCCCACCAACGCCAGGGCTCCCGCAATGACCCCGAGGAACCCCACCACCGTGATGGCAACGGCCGCCCCATGCGGCATCCTGAGCTTCCTGAGCCACCCCGTGACCGGATAGAGCAAGCCGGCAAGAAGGGAGGCGACCATGAGCGAGATGATCAGGAAGCTGACCTTCCCCAACAGCCAAATAAGGGCTCCAACGACCACCAATATGAGGCCCACCCGCCAGGCCCAGGCGGCAGCGATCCGCACTCCATACGGGATGTCCTGCGCAATGTGATGCTCGGACACCGGCCTGGGCACGGTCGAAACGGGGTCACTTGATGGCGTGGCGTCCTGGGCTGGCGTCATTCACCCATAATTCCGCAGGGAGTGCCGGATGGGAAACGCATCTACAGCGCGCCCACGATTCCCCACCTCATGGTGAAGGTCTCCCCTGGTTCAAGCCACCGGAGGCCCTTCCCCGAGTTGAAGGCGTTCGCCGGACCGGTCATGGGCTCGATCGCAACGGCCTTCGAGCGGCCCGGAAAAGTATCCGTGACGAAAACGTGGACGTAGGCGCAGTTTTCGTCCTGCTCCAGGGAGACGCTCCGGCCATCCGGCGCCGACAGCGTCTGGCGGGCGATCCCGCCGTCGAACTCCAGATCCGTGAACGCCACATCGACATCCAGGCCGCCCACGCTCCGGCCGCCGCCAAAATCAAAATCACCGTCGACGGCCACCGAACTCCGCGGAATCAGCCGCTCGTCGGCCACGAGCCGCGTGCCTGCGTGGACAGTCAGGACCATCTCCTCCGGCGGAACGTCCCCCACGCGCAAGTATGGGTGCGCCCCAAGCACGAAGGGCGCGGGTGCCGCCGAATCATTGATGAAGCTCTGGGAGACCCGCAGTGCGAGCCCGGCGTCGATCTCGTAACGTACCTGGTGCCGGGCCAGGAAGGGGTAGCCATGCTGCGGGAAGATCACGGCTTCGAGGGTCACGGAGAATTGGTCTTCCGCAACGAGGGCGTAGGACGAGTTGCGCAAGAGCCCGTGGCTCGCGTTGTTGCGGGACACCTCCGTGATGTCCAGTTGCTGCTTCTTGCCGTCGAGATACCAGATCCCGTCCTCGATCCGGTTTGCCCACGGAGCCAGGGTAATTCCGGTAGCGCCGGGCGGAAGTTGCCCGTCGCCGTAGCTCTCGGTGAGCTGGACGCGGTCGCGGCTGAACAGCCGCAAACCTGCGGCGAGCTCGGTGACCACGGCGAGTGCGTCGCCGCGGCGGATCTCGAATTGGCGTCCGCTGGCAAAGCGTCGGGATACAGTCTCTTCGCCCGGCGCGGAAAACGGTGTTGTGGGAGGCATGGCACCACCGTACTGCATCCCGCGTGTTGCTTGATTCCATCGCCAATGTTCAATTTTGTTAGTTATTTTGCCTTTTTGAGCACTCTGTGACACCATAAATCCATGACTCGCCTTACCAGCACACGTCTCGCCGATGGCCGGGAGCTGATCTATTTCGACGACGCCGGCTCGCCGGAGCGCGATCCCGGCTCGCTGACGGATCACCGTGAGCTGCCGCCCCGGGCTGATCCGGGCGAGCTGCGCTACGACGCGCTGAGCGGCGAATGGGTCGCCGTCGCGGCACACCGCCAAGGCCGCACCCATCTGCCGCCCGCGGACCAATGCCCGATCTGCCCGACCACGCCCGCGAACCCGTCGGAAATTCCCGCGCCGGACTACGACGTCGTGGTTTTCGAGAACCGTTTCCCCTCACTGGGCCCGGCGGTCGGGACGATTCCAGGCACCCCTGCTTGGGGAACGGCAGGCCCCGCCTACGGCCGCTGCGAAGTTGTCTCGTTCACCCCCAGCCACACCGGATCCTTTGCCGAGCTTGGCGAAACCAGGGCGCGCACGGTCATTGAGGCGTGGGCGCACAGGACCGAGGCGCTTAGCGCGCTCCCTGGAATCCAGCAGGTGTTTCCGTTCGAAAACCGGGGTGCGGACATTGGGGTAACGCTCCACCACCCGCACGGACAGATCTATGCCTACCCCTACGTCACCCCGCGGGCGGCAAGCCTTGGCGCCGCTGCCAGCCGGCACTTCGACAACTCCAAGGGCCGGGAATCGCTGACGTCCTCGATCCTCAAGGCCGAACGGCAGGACGGGAGCCGGATGGTACTCGAAGGCGAGCACTTCAGTGCCTACGTGCCGTTCGCCGCCCGCTGGCCGCTGGAGGTGCACCTGGTCCCGCATCGCCAAGTTCCCGACCTCGCTGCCTTGAGCGGCGAAGAACGTGACGAACTGGCCCATGTCTACCTTGAGTTGCTCAAGCGCATGGACGCCTTGTATCCAACTCCGACGCCGTACATTTCCGCGTGGCACCAGGCACCCCTCGATGCTGCCTTGAGGCCGTCCGGCCACCTGCACCTGCAACTCACCTCCCCGCGCCGTGCCGCCGACAAGCTCAAGTACCTTGCCGGTTCCGAGGCGGCCATGGGAGCCTTCATCAACGACACCACGCCCGAATCCGTGGCAGAACGGCTGCGCGCCGTCGCCAGCCATTCGCAGCGCGCTATTCCCGAAGGGGCACCAGCATGACCTCCACTCCCGACGCCCCCGCCGTGAGCGCCCTGTCCGGGCTTTTCGAGTCGACCTTCGGTTCAGCCCCCGACGGCGTATGGCAGGCACCGGGACGCGTTAACCTGATCGGCGAGCATACCGATTACAACGAGGGTTTCGTGTTGCCTTTCGCGATCGACAAGACCGCGAAGGTTGCAGTCCGGATCCGCCATGATTCACGCGTCCGGCTGCTGTCCACCTTCGGCGAGCAGGGCCTCGTCGAAGCCGACGTGGACATGTTGGTTCCGGAAGCGGCCAAGGGCTGGACGAAGTATCCGCTCGGCGTGGCCTGGGCCTTGCAACAGCGCGGCATCCTTGTCCCGGGCTTCGATCTCCTCATGGATTCGGATGTCCCCCTTGGCGCGGGACTGTCCTCCTCGCACGCCATCGAATGCGCAGTCATCTCGGCCCTCAACGAGCTGACTGGCGCGGGACTCGGCGCCGAAGACATGGTCCTCGCAACGCAGAGGGCCGAAAACGACTTCGTGGGCGCCCCCACCGGAATCATGGACCAGTCAGCGTCACTTCGCGGGTCAAAGGGCCATGCAGTCTTCCTGGACTGCCGCGACCAGAGCGTACAGCTCGTCCCCTTCGACGCCCAGGAAGCCGGGCTCGTGCTGCTGGTCATCGACACCAAGGTCTCGCATTCGCATGCGGACGGCGGCTATGCCTCCCGTAGGGTTTCCTGCGAATTGGGCGCCCAGGTACTGGGAGTCCCGGCCCTTCGCGACGTTGGCATCGGCGATCTGGAGGAAGCCAGCGGCCTCCTGGACAGCACGACTTTCCGACGCGTGCGGCACATCGTCACGGAGAACGACCGCGTGTTGCAGACCGTGGAACGGCTCACGACGGACGGACCCGCCCACATCGGCAGGCTCCTGGATGCGAGCCATGCGTCCATGCGCGATGACTTCGAGATCTCGTGCCCGGAACTCGATCTCGCGGTGGAAACCTCCCGCGCCCACGGCGCCATCGGTGCCCGGATGACAGGAGGCGGTTTCGGCGGCTCAGCTATCGCCCTCACCCCGGTGGGCCATGAGCAGGACGTGCGCGACGCCGTCGTACGCGCCTTCGCGGCGGCCGGTTTCACGACGCCGGACATCTTCACCGTGACTCCGGCCGCCGGGGCCACACGCCTCGCCTGACTCCAGTCCGTTCGCCGCCTTCGGCGAGCGGGCCCCGGCGTAAGCTGGGGGCATGACTGAGGCCGTCATCGTTTCCACCGCCAGAAGCCCCATTGGACGGGCCTTCAAGGGGTCCCTCAAGGACGAACGTCCTGACGACCTCGCGGCGGCGATGGTGACTGCTGCGCTGGCAAAAATTCCGGCATTCGATCCGGGAGCACTCGATGGCCGTGGCCTCGATGACCTCTACCTTGGCTGCGCCGAGCCCAGTGGCGAAGCCGGTTCGAACATGGCCCGGGTTGTGACCGTCCTGGCAGGCCAGGACAATGTCCCCGCGGCCACGATCAACCGCTTCTGCGCCTCGAGCCTGCAGACCCTGCGGATGGCGTTCCACGCGATCAGCTCCGGGGAAGGCCATGCCTTCGTCTCGGCGGGGGTTGAGTCGGTGTCCCGTTACCAGAGCTGGGTCGGGGCAGGGGAAACGGACACCAGCCTGCATAACCCCCTGTTTGAAGCGGCGCGTGCCCGCACGGCGGCCCGGGCCGCGTCCAACACGCCGTGGACGGATCCCCGCATGGGCGGACGGATGCCGGACGTCTACATCGCGATGGGACAGACAGCCGAGAACGTCGCCACGAGCCACGGAATCAGCCGGGCGGAGCAGGATCTGTGGGCGGTCCGGAGCCAGAACCGCGCCGAGGCGGCCATTGCCTCCGGTTTCTACGCCCGGGAGATCACGCCGTACACCCGCAAGGACGGCACCGTGGTGGAGCGCGACGATTCACCCCGTGCCGGCGTCACCCTTGAAGCCGTCAGCGCCTTGGAGCCGGTCTTCCGCAAGGAAGGGACCGTGACCGCGGGGAATGCATGCCCGCTCAACGATGGCGCCGCCGCCGTCGTGGTCATGAGCGATTTCAGGGCCCGGGAGCTTGGCCTCGAACCGCTGGCACGCATCGTCTCCACAGGCGTCAGCGCACTTTCCCCGGAGCTCATGGGCATGGGACCCGTGGAATCGTCCCGCCGGGCCCTGGCCTTGGCGGGGCTGAGCATGGCAGACATTGACCTCGTGGAACTCAACGAAGCCTTCGCCGTCCAGGTGGTGGCGAGCGCCCGCGAGCTAGGCATCGATCCCGAGAAGCTCAACGTTCATGGCGGCGCCATCGCCCTTGGCCACCCGTTTGGCATGACAGGCGCCCGAATGACCACCACCTTGCTCAATGGCCTCCGCGAACGGGATGGCACCCTGGGACTGGCGACCCTCTGCGTCGGTGGCGGACAGGGCATGGCGGTGGTCTTCGAACGGCTGTCGTAAGCCGCTCGAAGACCTCCCCGCGTTAGTCGTCGCCGCGCAGGATCGCCAGCAGGCGGATGATCTCCACGTAGAGCCACACGAGTGTGACGGTCAGGCCGAAAGCGGCCGTCCAGGAGTATTTCTCCGGAGCACCCTGCCGGACACCCTGTTCGATGCTCGTGAAGTCCATGACGAGGGAGAACGCGGCCAGGCCGATAGCCAGGATGCCGATGAAAACGCCCAACGGGATGCCGAAGATGTGCACGCTGCTGCTCAGGCCGAACGGCGACTGGACGGCGCCGGTCCACACCAGGACCATGTTGATGACTGCGAAGACGAGGTAGCCGAGCGTGGCGATCATGAAGAAGCGAATTGCCTTGGGTGTGGCGCGCACCTTGCCGCTCTTGAAGAGAGCCAACGTTACGCCGAAGACGGCAAGGGTGCCGATGACTGCCTGCAGGCCAACGCCCGGGAACATGCCATCCAGGAGGCGGGTCAGGCCTCCGAGGAACAAGCCCTCAAGGCCGGCGTAAGTCAGGATCAGTGCCGGGGACGGCTGCTTCTTGAAGGAGTTGACCATGCCCAGGGCGAAGCCGCCCAACGCGCCGACAATCATGAGGAGACTTGCCGTGCCGGGAGCCACGAACAACGTGACGGCTGCGCCAAGCAACAGCACCGCAAGGCAGGCCGCCGTCTTGACGATGACGTCGTCGAAAGTCATACGGCCGGTCTCGGCCGGACCGGCTGCGGGCTGGTTGTACATCTGCTGCAGCTGATCGCTGGTCATCTGCGGCTGTGCCGCCCAGGCGGGCTGGCCGTACTGGGGCTGGCCGTACTGGGGCTGGCCGTACTGGTTCTGGCCGTGGGAGTAGCTGGGAACAGGCGGAGCCTGTGTGGCTCCACGGAAATTCTTTCCGTTGAAGATCGGGTTGCCGCCGAGTGCCATGGTGGGTGTCCTTCTTGCCGTGGGTGCGAAGTGATAGTTCACGCTACCAATTCCCACGCTTAGTCCGCACCGAAAGTTCCACCGCCGCTGATGCCGGCACCCTGTTTGTTGTGAGGGTGCCGGCACATGCGGCTATCCGACGCCGAGGTACGCTTCCTTGACCGCCGGGTTGGCGAGCAGTTCCTTGCCGGTTCCCCTGTGCGTAATTGACCCGGTTTCCAGGACAAAAGCACGGTGAGCACGGGCGAGGGCCTGGTTGGCGTTTTGCTCCACCAGAAGCACCGTGGTGCCTTGGTTGTTGATCTCGGTGACAATCTTGAAGATCTGGCGGATGAACTGCGGAGCAAGCCCCATGGAAGGTTCATCCAACAGCAACAGCTTGGGGTTGGACATCAGCGCCCGGCCAATCGCGAGCATCTGTTGTTCCCCACCGCTCATGGTGCCGCCAAACTGCTTGATGCGCTCCTTCAACCGTGGAAACAAGTCGAAGACGCG is part of the Arthrobacter ramosus genome and harbors:
- the mca gene encoding mycothiol conjugate amidase Mca, with protein sequence MSTSTSPDTQLRLLTVHAHPDDESSKGAATMAMYAASGVEVMVATCTDGSRGDIQNPAMESAPHPKRDMAGARRLEMKQAAAVLGIKQRWLGFVDSGLPDGDPLPPLPSGCFALQPLERAAAPLVRLVRDFKPHVIVSYDENGGYPHPDHIMAHKVAVEAFHAAGDPERYPGTGESWAPSKLYYDRAFSPDRFRALHFALEEAGLQSPYAERLASWLEADAEGHTPPRPMHQTTTQVDCGDYFEARDDALRAHRTQIDPLGFFFAVSPDMQRRAWPWEDYTLVDSRIPAELPEKDLFAGLR
- the ilvA gene encoding threonine ammonia-lyase, giving the protein MNTLDTLPVTLDDVLKARELLEGIITKTPIESSRALGAMVGGEVFFKCENLQRAGSFKVRGAYVRMARLSPEEKKRGVVAASAGNHAQGVAVAAKSLGIKARIYMPLGVALPKLAATRSHGAEVVLHGHNVDEALAEAQRYADETGAVFVHPFDNVDVVAGQGTVGLEILDQVPNVDTILMGVGGGGLLAGVAVAVKARARELGREIRIIGVQAENAAAYPPSLAADALVPLKKVSTMADGIAVGRPGQLPFSIIRELVDDVVTVSEDSLARALIFLLERAKMVVEPAGAVGVAALMDGKIENPGTTAVILSGGNIDPMLMLKVIQRGLSAAGRYMTVRMMLDDRPGSLATIARIIAENDANVTGLDHTRVGGAISMGDVSITVNLETKGHEHSEQVLAALRAEGFHPIVVH
- a CDS encoding rhomboid family intramembrane serine protease; this encodes MALHGNGDGRIPAKDSLAVRARGGLLFMGGFVALLAVIELVNTLMSHSLNVISGLRPRSVDGVFDILTFPLLHANFGHLLSNALPLVIFGFLVFLSGLRVFLTALAFSWLGSGLAVWLIGGGGVTVGASGLVFGLFAFLLVRGFFNRSWWQILLSVVLFLAYGSILFGLLPMVMGIVSWQAHLGGAVGGVVAAVLLRPRPRAVAQPN
- a CDS encoding DUF4307 domain-containing protein, encoding MTSEDPSGTALPATTSLANRYGSQKRAFGGKTKRNIVIAVLLVAIGFLFWVTTSSSQSSVSFKDIGYSATDATQLSVDFQVTKNPDAAAKCAVKALDSKFAVVGWKVVEIGPNAPKAGADGGQTTAQRTILRTESEAVSAVVDNCWIVDSNK
- the greA gene encoding transcription elongation factor GreA, with the protein product MSTTNSAPAAWLTQDAFDRLKAELDHLSGPGRAEIVQKIEAARQEGDLKENGGYHAAKEEQGKIEARIRQLTALLRDAQVGEAPADDGIVEQGMLVVARIAGDEETFLLGSREIAGDSDLNVFSEKSPLGVAIMGHKEGDKISYVAPNGKEIPVEIVSAKPFAG
- a CDS encoding aldose 1-epimerase family protein, translating into MPPTTPFSAPGEETVSRRFASGRQFEIRRGDALAVVTELAAGLRLFSRDRVQLTESYGDGQLPPGATGITLAPWANRIEDGIWYLDGKKQQLDITEVSRNNASHGLLRNSSYALVAEDQFSVTLEAVIFPQHGYPFLARHQVRYEIDAGLALRVSQSFINDSAAPAPFVLGAHPYLRVGDVPPEEMVLTVHAGTRLVADERLIPRSSVAVDGDFDFGGGRSVGGLDVDVAFTDLEFDGGIARQTLSAPDGRSVSLEQDENCAYVHVFVTDTFPGRSKAVAIEPMTGPANAFNSGKGLRWLEPGETFTMRWGIVGAL
- a CDS encoding type II toxin-antitoxin system PemK/MazF family toxin encodes the protein MSPTYLRGQVIRAEVGLDEPKLFVVVSNNRRNAQLGSVLAARLTTSHKPAIPSIVKLNETEAMNGYVVCDDIENIYDDEVLGVVSSFSPQTMTLVNQGLLAALGML
- a CDS encoding AI-2E family transporter; protein product: MTPAQDATPSSDPVSTVPRPVSEHHIAQDIPYGVRIAAAWAWRVGLILVVVGALIWLLGKVSFLIISLMVASLLAGLLYPVTGWLRKLRMPHGAAVAITVVGFLGVIAGALALVGRQLAVGFGELWQEALTGVQQIQAWLADGPLHLTADQIDTYIQSAASALQNNSSSILSGALSFGSTAGHFAAGMVLALFILIFFLLEGSRIWRFIVGLLPRTARAAADGAGRRGWSSMVSYVRIQMFVAFVDAVGIGVGAAIIQVPLALPLGVLVFIGSFIPVVGALVTGAIAVLLALVANGPVNALVMLVIVLFVQQLESHILQPLIMGKAVSLHPVAVILSVAGGSYLAGIPGALFAVPLLAVANTAVRYIAARTWEHDEGLMTAYAGAGIAPPDSDEEPTIKEIRRPGTNAGARSNSGEGAAGQHAAAERTFPKDAAEHTNKGD